In a genomic window of Zingiber officinale cultivar Zhangliang chromosome 9B, Zo_v1.1, whole genome shotgun sequence:
- the LOC122023922 gene encoding histone acetyltransferase HAC12-like isoform X2 yields MSSKDSTSVGDTCLKFKWKLSNFKNSSMHMSDATKDSSVTNVSFIGSNQRLPHKLGRQQLSDASKSTPESLYLHSQLHDTEEESVCRSQESQSMLLRPHQTYDPIGQPQLLHKGRYLKRRHILVQKCDFEPLHLQSNTKVSHSINCNNLSEQMPGGPLIAHDMIKQELPLGMKEYISSNSSVLTDVLFGDHSMFPRKPAQYQAIQNLLFLYEHARNCQNQENHCNFFQCRNLKSALAHILHCKDANCAKGCYKYKNLFDHYAECSNNFCSICGPVRARIEEVSQRNISNGFADFKTPLATVASMDQEESACKRAKTTSHFGQNQIFGVNVESTKPNHHFGGELQADQLVRLPLDTNTGNQKLIKTCTLGDANTTSAKLVESQNTDSILGNSGETYGSTEDAQIEIKENPSVEPDELANVAICSEPANEIQLGFPMVEISDGNAESSASANVVETRIGTPLSVDNDELANVAICSQQTNVVQLGFPMDEISDAGNVNLSPSANMAKTKTGSPKRVTSNLDTSTSEMHRVHIGSFEQHVDQHRRNMLFSSLMSNPHVGRLEKPQEVKTASPTSSTNEEKVLCDMLPGYIPNEHHRVVAHASLSSGGNLAPLSEETLSKHHFGCQMSAEQYSDSQNDQFSNENRSKWMPCMSQIPFYGNGDTSLSFKWKLSNFKNSSMYASDATKDSSISNRSSVGFNQKLSHKLSQQQLSDASKKTPQSLYLHAQLHDLEEESVCRSHESKPMLLSPHQAYDPIGQPDFEPLHSQSTVKVSHSINYNNLSEQMPGGPLVIHDMNKQELALGSKECVSTNSSNLTDVLFGDHSMFPRRPAQYQAIQNLLFLYEHARNCQNQENDCNFFQCSNLKSAFAHILYCKDANCTKRCNKYKSLFDHYAECSNIFCSICGPVRARMKEVSQRNISNGFTESKTSLGTVVSMDKEESVFQRGKTTNHFGQNETFEAGVESTKPNHHFGGELQAGQLVRLPLDTNTGNQNLIETCTLGDANTSSAKLAESQNTDSILRNSGETYVATEDTQIEIKENLTVEPDELANVAMCSEPANEIQLGFPMVQTKDVGNIEFSADANMIETKIGDPLSVEADVLANVTICSQQMNVDQLGFPMDEIGDAGNVKLSSLANVAETKTEAPKRVTSLLDTFTVEMLRVHISSLEQHVDQDKAKKDKSQDMEHLVDQNLCSLCRMEKLTFEAPPRYCSSCYKLINPRGVYYTIRSLKYTDYECGAKISFCSKCYGSSGESIKVARQEIRKVNLERRLNYAESDAENEWWVQCDKCKAWQHQICALFSGKRKDALQSEYTCPECCLRELECEMHKPVPRNAVLRATDLPKTMMSDHIENWLFEHLQQEREERARKLQITVDEVPGANDLVIRVVSSVDKKVEVNPGFQEVFKEEMYPAYFPYKSKVILLFQTIEGADVCLFGMYVQEYGSECSLPNQRRVCISYIDSVKYFRPEIKAVTGEALRTFVYHEILIGYLDYCKKRGFTSCYIWACPSLRQDYYILYCHPKTQKTPKSEKLREWYQVMIRKAIKEKVIQEQTNLYDHFFVPTSESKVKVTAAQLPYFDSDFWPGKADFLLEDKNKSQAKGTKAVIERALRAAKRDASTGNPKDILLMHQLGEVIRPMKEDFIIVHLQHTCKYCYQPIMSEKLWVCSVCKNFQLCMQCHDKMQDLDKKDRHPITAKEKHSFQLVEIDVLADTHDEDGTIESKLFDVRTGFLNFCQNEQYQFDTLRRAKHSTLMILYHLHNPMEYVFTSSCAMCHGSIDGGQNWHCMNCQGYRLCDSCYLKGTSHHQLVSHTMLPGINLQPKQQRSGRLNVHIVLDALLHAAKCYAPRCTYPYCLKVKKLFLHSRRCKVRVPGGCISCKKIWLLLQHHACICQDLDCHMPRCRDLKVYKMKVKNVTKERNRLHARVSASATWN; encoded by the exons GTGATACCTGCTTGAAGTTCAAATGGAAACtatccaattttaaaaattccagcATGCACATGTCAGATGCAACCAAAGATTCTAGTGTCACAAATGTGTCATTTATAGGATCTAACCAAAGATTGCCTCACAAGCTCGGTCGGCAACAACTGTCAGATGCATCAAAAAGCACTCCAGAATCTTTATATTTACATTCACAGCTGCATGACACAGAAGAAGAATCTGTATGTCGGAGTCAGGAGTCTCAGTCAATGTTGCTAAGGCCTCATCAAACATATGATCCAATTGGGCAGCCTCAATTGTTGCATAAGGGTAGATATCTAAAACGACGGCACATATTAGTACAAAAATGTGATTTTGAGCCCTTGCATTTGCAAAGCAATACCAAAGTTTCACATTCAATTAATTGCAATAATTTGTCAGAGCAAATGCCGGGTGGGCCTTTGATAGCCCATGATATGATTAAGCAGGAGCTACCTCTGGGAATGAAAGAATACATTTCATCAAATAGTTCTGTTCTTACAGATGTTTTATTTGGTGATCATTCCATGTTCCCAAGAAAACCAGCACAATATCAAGCAATTCAGAATCTTCTATTCCTGTATGAACATGCTAGGAACTGCCAAAATCAAGAAAATCATTGCAATTTCTTCCAATGCAGGAATTTGAAAAGTGCTCTTGCTCACATTTTACATTGTAAAGATGCTAATTGTGCCAAGGGTTGCTACAAGTACAAGAACCTCTTTGATCATTATGCAGAGTGCTCTAATAATTTTTGTAGTATTTGTGGTCCTGTGAGAGCAAGAATAGAAGAAGTTTCTCAAAGGAATATTAGCAATGGTTTCGCAGATTTTAAGACTCCTCTAGCTACTGTTGCAAGCATGGATCAAGAGGAATCTGCCTGCAAACGTGCCAAAACTACAAGTCATTTTGGTCAAAACCAAATTTTTGGGGTCAATGTAGAATCAACAAAACCAAACCATCATTTTGGAGGAGAGCTGCAAGCAGACCAACTGGTGAGACTGCCTTTAGACACAAATACTGGGAATCAGAAACTAATAAAAACTTGCACACTTGGAGATGCAAATACTACTAGTGCAAAACTAGTGGAAAGTCAAAATACGGACTCCATCCTTGGAAATTCTGGAGAAACCTATGGTTCTACTGAGGACGCCCAAATTGAGATCAAAGAAAATCCTAGCGTGGAACCTGATGAGTTAGCAAATGTGGCTATATGCTCTGAGCCAGCAAATGAAATTCAGCTTGGGTTTCCTATGGTTGAAATCAGTGATGGTAATGCCGAATCATCTGCATCTGCTAATGTGGTTGAGACAAGGATTGGAACCCCACTTAGTGTGGATAATGATGAGTTAGCAAATGTAGCTATATGCTCTCAACAAACAAATGTAGTTCAACTTGGGTTTCCTATGGATGAAATCAGTGATGCTGGTAATGTGAATCTATCTCCTTCTGCTAATATGGCTAAGACAAAGACAGGATCGCCAAAACGAGTGACTTCTAATCTTGATACATCCACTTCGGAAATGCATAGGGTTCACATAGGCAGTTTCGAGCAACATGTGGACCAG CATAGAAGGAACATGCTTTTCTCCTCCCTGATGTCCAATCCGCATGTGGGGAGGCTAGAAAAACCCCAAGAGGTGAAAACAGCCTCACCAACTTCAAGCACCAATGAAGAGAAAGTATTATGCGACATGTTGCCTG GATATATACCTAATGAGCACCATCGTGTAGTTGCCCATGCATCACTTAGTTCTGGTGGAAACCTTGCGCCTTTGTCTGAAGAAACTCTGAGTAAACACCATTTTGGTTGCCAAATGTCAGCAGAACAATATTCTGATAGTCAAAATGATCAGTTTTCAAATGAAAATAGGAGTAAATGGATGCCTTGCATGTCTCAAATACCTTTCTACGGCAATG GTGACACCAGTTTGAGTTTCAAATGGAAGCtatccaattttaaaaattccagcATGTATGCGTCAGATGCAACCAAAGATTCTAGTATCTCAAATAGGTCATCTGTAGGGTTTAACCAAAAATTGTCTCACAAGCTCAGTCAGCAACAACTGTCAGATGCATCAAAAAAGACTCCACAGTCTTTATATTTACATGCACAGCTGCATGACTTGGAAGAAGAGTCTGTATGTAGGAGTCACGAGTCTAAGCCAATGTTGCTAAGCCCTCATCAAGCATATGATCCAATTGGCCAGCCTGATTTTGAGCCCTTGCATTCGCAAAGCACTGTCAAAGTTTCACATtcaattaattataataatttgtCAGAGCAAATGCCAGGTGGGCCTTTGGTAATCCATGATATGAATAAGCAGGAACTAGCTCTGGGATCGAAAGAATGCGTTTCAACAAATAGTTCTAATCTTACAGATGTTTTATTTGGCGATCATTCCATGTTCCCAAGAAGACCAGCACAATATCAAGCAATTCAGAATCTTCTATTCCTGTATGAACATGCTAGGAACTGCCAGAATCAAGAAAATGATTGCAACTTCTTCCAGTGCAGCAATTTGAAAAGTGCTTTTGCTCACATTTTATATTGTAAAGATGCTAATTGTACCAAGCGTTGCAATAAGTACAAGAGCCTATTTGATCATTATGCAGAGTGCTCTAATATTTTTTGTAGCATTTGTGGTCCTGTGAGAGCAAGAATGAAAGAAGTTTCTCAAAGGAATATTAGCAATGGCTTTACAGAATCTAAGACTTCTCTAGGTACTGTTGTAAGCATGGATAAAGAGGAATCTGTCTTCCAACGTGGCAAAACTACAAATCATTTTGGtcaaaatgaaacttttgaggCCGGAGTAGAATCAACAAAACCAAACCATCATTTTGGAGGAGAGCTGCAAGCAGGCCAACTGGTGAGACTGCCTTTAGATACAAATACTGGGAATCAGAATCTAATAGAAACTTGCACACTTGGAGATGCAAATACTAGTAGTGCTAAACTAGCGGAAAGTCAAAATACGGACTCCATCCTCAGAAATTCTGGGGAAACATATGTTGCTACTGAGGACACACAAATTGAGATCAAAGAAAATCTTACCGTGGAACCTGATGAGTTAGCAAATGTAGCTATGTGCTCTGAGCCAGCAAATGAAATTCAACTTGGGTTTCCTATGGTTCAAACCAAAGATGTTGGTAATATCGAATTTTCTGCAGATGCTAATATGATTGAGACTAAAATTGGAGACCCACTTAGTGTGGAGGCTGATGTGTTAGCAAATGTAACTATATGCTCTCAACAAATGAATGTAGATCAACTTGGGTTTCCTATGGATGAAATCGGTGATGCTGGTAATGTGAAACTATCTTCTTTGGCTAATGTGGCTGAGACAAAGACAGAAGCCCCCAAAAGAGTGACTTCTCTTCTTGATACATTCACTGTAGAAATGCTTAGAGTTCACATAAGCAGTCTTGAGCAACATGTAGACCAG GATAAAGCAAAGAAAGACAAATCCCAGGATATGGAACACCTGGTAGATCAGAACTTATGCAGTTTGTGCAGGATGGAGAAACTTACTTTTGAGGCTCCACCTCGTTATTGTTCATCGTGTTACAAGTTAATCAACCCTAGGGGAGTCTATTATACTATCAGAAGTTTGAAGTACACGGATTATGAGTGCGGTGCAAAGATCTCTTTCTGTAGCAAGTGCTATGGTTCCTCTGGTGAGAGTATCAAGGTTGCTCGTCAAGAAATACGAAAGGTGAATTTGGAAAGGAGGTTGAACTATGCTGAGAGTGATGCTGAAAATGAATGG TGGGTCCAATGTGATAAGTGCAAAGCATGGCAGCATCAAATATGTGCTCTTTTTAGTGGAAAAAGGAAGGATGCATTGCAATCCGAATACACTTGCCCAGAGTGTTGCTTGCGCGAACTGGAATGTGAGATGCATAAACCAGTACCGCGAAATGCAGTTCTTCGGGCAACTGATTTGCCAAAAACTATGATGAGTGATCATATAGAAAATTGGTTATTTGAGCACCTTCAACAAGAGAGAGAAGAAAGGGCAAGGAAATTACAAATAACTGTTGATGAG GTGCCTGGGGCCAATGATCTTGTCATTAGAGTGGTCTCATCAGTTGACAAGAAAGTGGAAGTAAATCCAGGTTTTCAAGAGGTTTTTAAGGAGGAAATGTATCCTGCATATTTTCCTTACAAATCAAAG GTTATTCTGTTATTTCAGACAATTGAAGGTGCAGATGTTTGCCTTTTTGGCATGTATGTTCAAGAATATGGTTCAGAGTGTTCTTTGCCAAATCAAAGGCGCGTTTGTATTTCATATATAGATTCTGTCAAATACTTCAGGCCTGAAATAAAGGCTGTTACAGGAGAGGCTTTGCGGACCTTTGTTTATCATGAGATCCTG ATAGGGTACCTTGACTACTGCAAGAAAAGAGGTTTCACCAGCTGCTATATATGGGCTTGCCCATCTCTAAGGCAAGACTATTATATTCTATACTGCCATCCTAAGACACAGAAGACACCAAAGTCTGAGAAGCTTCGAGAATG GTACCAAGTTATGATACGCAAGGCCATAAAGGAAAAAGTAATTCAGGAGCAAACCAATTTATATGATCATTTCTTTGTTCCCACTAGTGAAAGCAAAGTTAAGGTTACTGCAGCTCAGTTGCCATACTTTGATAGTGATTTCTGGCCTGGAAAAGCAGATTTTCTTCTGGAGGACAAGAACAAATCTCAGGCCAAAGGCACAAAGGCAGTGATCGAGAGAGCGCTAAGGGCTGCCAAACGGGATGCATCAACTGGAAATCCAAAGGATATTCTACTTATGCACCAA CTTGGAGAAGTTATCCGCCCAATGAAGGAAGACTTTATCATTGTCCACTTGCAGCACACCTGCAAATATTGCTATCAGCCTATTATGTCTGAAAAACTTTGGGTCTGCAGTGTCTGCAAAAATTTTCAACTGTGTATGCA GTGCCATGATAAGATGCAGGATCTTGATAAGAAGGATAGACACCCTATTACTGCTAAGGAAAAACATTCCTTCCAATTA GTGGAGATCGATGTTCTTGCAGATACTCATGACGAAGATGGAACTATAGAAAGCAAATTGTTTGATGTGCGAActggttttttaaatttttgtcaaAATGAACAATATCAGTTTGACACCCTCCGTAGAGCAAAGCATTCAACTCTGATGATCCTTTATCATCTTCATAATCCAATGGAATATGTGTTTACATCCTCATGCGCCATGTGTCATGGTAGCATTGATGGTGGACAAAATTGGCACTGTATGAACTGTCAGGGTTACCGCCTTTGTGATTCTTGCTATTTGAAAGGGACTTCTCACCATCAGTTGGTTAGTCACACCATGTTGCCTGGGATCAATCTGCAGCCAAAGCAACAAAGAAGTGGAAGATTAAACGTTCAT ATTGTCCTTGATGCATTGCTTCATGCTGCAAAGTGCTATGCTCCTCGATGCACATATCCATATTGTTTGAAAGTCAAAAAGCTCTTCCTCCATAGCAGGAGATGCAAGGTGCGTGTTCCTGGTGGTTGTATATCATGCAAGAAGATTTGGCTGCTACTTCAGCATCATGCTTGTATTTGCCAAGACTTAGATTGCCATATGCCTCGATGCAG GGATCTAAAGGTCTATAAAATGAAGGTGAAAAATGTAACAAAAGAAAGAAACAGACTACATGCTAGGGTTTCTGCATCTGCTACTTGGAACTGA